In Rhizobium sp. CIAT894, the following are encoded in one genomic region:
- a CDS encoding PepSY domain-containing protein — translation MKMKLTVALVILATTPALALASPSCTKEPKSKWMPEKAMKEKIDALGYKVKTFEITGSCYEIYGKDKDGNRAEVYFNPVSGEIVQKGD, via the coding sequence ATGAAGATGAAACTGACCGTCGCCCTTGTCATCCTGGCCACAACTCCAGCCTTGGCACTCGCCAGCCCAAGCTGCACCAAGGAGCCGAAGTCCAAATGGATGCCGGAGAAAGCCATGAAGGAAAAGATCGATGCGCTGGGCTACAAGGTGAAAACCTTCGAGATCACCGGAAGCTGCTACGAAATCTACGGCAAGGACAAGGACGGCAATCGCGCCGAGGTCTATTTCAATCCGGTATCGGGCGAAATCGTCCAGAAAGGCGACTGA
- a CDS encoding cytochrome b/b6 domain-containing protein, translating into MTPVQLQEQEGLRPSETVNDTVKVWDPMVRLFHWTVVTACILNLFVLGEGKYWHRLTGYVVAAAIAMRIIWGFVGTRHARFGDFFPTPGKVREQILGMINGREQRYIGHNPVASIMMLSLMTLLAMTAATGWMTTLDAFWGDKWLEEVHGALANSIMILAFIHAGAALVESWRHRENLVWSMVTGRKRA; encoded by the coding sequence ATGACGCCCGTTCAGTTGCAGGAGCAGGAGGGCCTTCGGCCCTCCGAGACCGTAAACGATACCGTCAAGGTCTGGGACCCGATGGTCAGGCTGTTTCACTGGACTGTCGTTACCGCCTGCATCCTCAACCTTTTTGTTTTGGGGGAAGGAAAATATTGGCATCGTTTGACCGGATATGTCGTCGCCGCTGCCATCGCCATGCGGATCATCTGGGGCTTCGTCGGAACCAGACATGCGCGGTTCGGTGATTTCTTCCCAACGCCCGGCAAAGTCAGGGAGCAGATCCTCGGCATGATCAACGGCAGGGAGCAGCGCTACATCGGCCACAATCCCGTGGCATCGATCATGATGCTGAGCCTTATGACGCTTCTTGCGATGACCGCGGCAACCGGCTGGATGACGACACTCGATGCCTTCTGGGGCGACAAGTGGCTTGAGGAGGTGCACGGTGCTCTCGCCAACAGCATCATGATCCTGGCCTTCATCCATGCTGGGGCGGCATTGGTTGAGAGCTGGAGACATAGGGAGAATCTTGTCTGGTCCATGGTGACGGGTCGAAAGAGAGCATGA
- a CDS encoding response regulator transcription factor, whose amino-acid sequence MRILLIEDSARLRELLCEAIREAGWRIDAFATANEGRLALEGAGYDLLLLDLGLPDEDGLSVLKSLRAAKQQIPVLVLTARGAVDERIAGLDAGADDYLIKPFNNGELIARIRALMRRSPVTTMPTLEFADVRFEMASRQVTCNGTEMALAPSEKSLLELLMRNGGKVVSKRKMEHAFSEFGDERSSNAVELAVSRLRRKLEGHPADAVIETVRGVGYMLREERD is encoded by the coding sequence ATGAGGATACTTCTCATCGAGGACAGTGCCCGGCTTCGCGAACTTCTTTGCGAAGCCATCCGCGAGGCCGGCTGGCGCATCGACGCCTTTGCGACGGCGAATGAAGGCCGCCTTGCGCTTGAGGGCGCTGGCTATGATCTCCTTCTTCTCGATCTCGGCCTGCCCGACGAGGACGGTCTCTCCGTGCTGAAGTCCCTGCGTGCCGCCAAGCAGCAGATCCCGGTGCTTGTGCTGACGGCGCGGGGAGCCGTCGACGAGCGCATCGCCGGGCTGGATGCCGGGGCGGACGACTATCTGATCAAACCCTTCAACAATGGCGAACTTATCGCGCGAATTCGCGCCCTGATGCGGCGCTCGCCGGTGACAACAATGCCGACATTGGAATTTGCTGACGTCAGGTTCGAAATGGCGTCCCGCCAGGTTACCTGCAACGGCACGGAGATGGCGCTCGCCCCCTCGGAAAAGTCGCTGCTCGAACTGCTGATGCGCAATGGCGGGAAGGTGGTTTCCAAGCGCAAGATGGAACACGCTTTCTCCGAGTTCGGCGACGAGCGCAGCAGCAATGCCGTCGAGCTGGCGGTCTCCCGACTTCGCCGGAAACTGGAGGGACATCCCGCCGATGCCGTCATCGAAACCGTGAGAGGTGTCGGTTACATGCTGCGCGAGGAACGTGATTGA
- a CDS encoding HAMP domain-containing sensor histidine kinase — MIRSNPTLTAVLTRRIAFFAMVAMLVQLGVIFSDYYWNVGELSRLYVEQETERLASGVGDRDGAVTYQLPETISRRYAHSQTGYVARIRNDRGDLIFESCDDACESRFLPAEVNPPDFWLRTVKPGKPLTLVGGRAFKIGEHRILVDVATVGDPENLASGVFWNEILEHMIVPMSILLGLVLGATLWSVRRALKPVKAAADAAELIDPMDSRSHLPFEGMPREIAHLAVAVNRAFQRVGDLMNSQRILTSGIAHEVRTPLAAIKLELGRIDHPRARRAEGDLDDLMHFVAQLTALARLDTFDHSAFEEVDLVALTTGVAEQLAPWVYENKHSLEVFADAETASVSAAPALLKDALRNLIENAVRHTPNSTQIIVRVREYGIHVEDKRDVRQEDPPHQTRNTDSLGIGLKIVERIAELHNGSLRRSTSPYGHVFDLVLPGGQAKTGL; from the coding sequence TTGATTCGGTCTAATCCCACGCTGACGGCCGTTCTGACGCGCAGGATCGCGTTTTTCGCCATGGTCGCGATGTTGGTCCAACTGGGCGTCATCTTTTCCGACTACTATTGGAATGTAGGCGAGCTTTCCCGCCTGTATGTCGAGCAGGAGACCGAGCGGCTTGCCTCGGGCGTGGGGGATAGGGACGGCGCAGTTACCTACCAGCTGCCCGAAACCATCAGCCGGCGCTACGCACATTCGCAAACAGGTTATGTCGCCCGCATTCGGAACGACCGGGGCGATCTGATTTTCGAATCCTGTGACGATGCCTGCGAAAGCCGATTTCTGCCCGCTGAGGTCAACCCGCCGGATTTCTGGCTTCGGACCGTCAAGCCTGGAAAACCTCTTACGCTGGTCGGTGGGCGAGCCTTCAAGATCGGCGAGCACCGGATCCTCGTTGATGTCGCCACCGTGGGCGATCCTGAGAATCTCGCCTCCGGCGTCTTCTGGAACGAGATTCTCGAGCATATGATCGTGCCGATGAGCATCCTGCTCGGGCTTGTTCTCGGGGCGACTTTGTGGTCGGTGCGCCGCGCTCTGAAGCCCGTGAAGGCCGCGGCCGATGCTGCCGAACTCATCGATCCGATGGATTCCAGATCTCATCTGCCGTTCGAGGGAATGCCGCGAGAAATCGCTCACCTCGCTGTGGCCGTAAACCGGGCGTTTCAGCGTGTCGGTGACCTCATGAATTCACAGAGGATATTGACATCCGGCATTGCACATGAGGTCCGCACACCGCTTGCGGCCATCAAACTCGAGCTCGGCCGTATCGACCATCCGAGGGCGCGGAGAGCCGAAGGAGATCTCGACGACCTCATGCATTTCGTCGCCCAGCTGACTGCGCTGGCGCGGCTGGACACGTTCGATCACAGCGCGTTCGAAGAGGTCGATCTCGTCGCCCTCACGACAGGTGTTGCAGAGCAGCTTGCGCCTTGGGTTTACGAAAACAAACATTCGCTCGAGGTGTTCGCCGATGCCGAGACGGCAAGTGTCAGCGCCGCGCCGGCCCTCCTCAAAGATGCCCTTCGCAACCTGATCGAGAACGCGGTTCGCCATACGCCGAATTCGACGCAGATCATCGTCAGGGTGCGAGAATACGGCATTCACGTCGAGGATAAGCGGGACGTTCGACAAGAGGATCCCCCTCACCAAACCCGGAATACGGACAGTCTTGGAATAGGGCTGAAGATCGTGGAGCGTATCGCGGAACTACACAATGGATCGTTGCGGCGCTCCACTTCGCCTTATGGTCACGTCTTCGACCTCGTGCTACCGGGCGGGCAAGCCAAGACAGGGCTGTGA
- a CDS encoding copper resistance protein CopC produces MTRRLQAALVAAIIAMGMLVPTGALAHAALKSSTPAAGETLDRLPDEIELHFNEPVRLIRATAIDRNGTNQALDADTSGADVRLRFSDPNIRGTVMVSYRVESEDGHPVGGTLVFDIGTPSAKPLVAVGEGSGLSLPIAIWLVHTATVLFLAFVVGGALFDRWLGARNSPTASAATVMLPGAALLASGLYLQGLDEQGSGLVFAGAAPLEIAVQGNAAICASLFFLSLLTIALPLARSKTTGRVLAVVALMLAASAFTFSGHCSAADPRWLARAAIFLHSATLLFWAGSLPSLWKLGRTSPNLRPLSSFSRMIPIPFLVMILAGIVLAIVELPALIQLLSSLYGRILTVKVVLVVCLCMVAVYNRFWLTAPTLAGNPVARERLRRSIVFEIFLAVAIIGTAGLWRFAGPGQVEAAEVSQVLSIHLHSEKAMAQLELGAEASGTRKVHVAIMGPDFDALDPRQVVLRLRNPGSAIEPIKFELTKAPEGGWEVEGCPVRDPKGWLADLEVLVDDFHAVHLEGGLSD; encoded by the coding sequence GTGACGCGTCGTCTTCAGGCGGCTCTTGTCGCAGCCATCATCGCGATGGGCATGCTGGTGCCGACAGGCGCGCTTGCCCACGCCGCTTTGAAAAGCTCGACTCCGGCGGCCGGCGAGACGCTGGACCGCTTGCCGGACGAAATCGAACTGCATTTCAACGAGCCGGTCAGGCTCATCCGGGCGACGGCAATCGACCGCAACGGCACGAACCAGGCCTTGGACGCCGACACGTCAGGTGCGGATGTCCGATTGCGCTTCTCCGATCCGAACATCCGCGGCACAGTGATGGTGAGCTACCGCGTCGAATCCGAAGACGGCCACCCCGTCGGCGGCACGCTGGTATTCGACATCGGCACGCCTTCTGCAAAGCCGCTGGTTGCCGTTGGTGAGGGCTCCGGTCTCTCGTTGCCGATCGCCATCTGGCTCGTGCACACCGCCACGGTTCTATTCCTGGCCTTCGTGGTTGGCGGCGCGCTGTTCGATCGTTGGTTGGGCGCCCGTAACAGCCCAACAGCGAGCGCCGCGACCGTCATGCTGCCGGGAGCCGCGTTGCTGGCGTCGGGGCTTTACCTGCAGGGGCTGGACGAACAGGGAAGCGGTCTGGTCTTTGCCGGCGCGGCACCGCTCGAGATCGCGGTGCAGGGCAATGCCGCAATTTGCGCCAGCCTGTTCTTCCTGTCGCTGCTGACGATCGCGCTCCCCCTCGCCCGCAGCAAAACCACCGGGCGCGTTCTTGCCGTCGTCGCCCTGATGCTGGCGGCGAGCGCCTTTACCTTTAGCGGACACTGCAGCGCGGCGGACCCGCGCTGGCTGGCGAGAGCCGCCATATTTCTCCATAGCGCGACGCTGCTGTTCTGGGCGGGAAGCCTCCCGTCGCTCTGGAAGCTCGGCCGGACATCGCCGAACCTGCGCCCGCTGAGCAGCTTCTCGCGGATGATCCCGATCCCGTTCCTCGTCATGATCCTTGCCGGGATCGTGCTTGCGATAGTAGAGCTTCCGGCGCTCATCCAGCTCCTGTCGTCGCTCTACGGCCGGATCCTTACGGTCAAGGTCGTGCTCGTGGTCTGTCTTTGCATGGTGGCCGTCTACAATCGCTTCTGGCTCACAGCGCCGACATTGGCCGGAAATCCGGTTGCGAGGGAAAGGCTGCGCCGAAGCATCGTCTTCGAAATCTTCCTTGCCGTCGCGATCATCGGCACGGCAGGCCTCTGGCGCTTTGCCGGTCCGGGACAGGTAGAGGCCGCCGAGGTTTCGCAGGTTTTATCGATCCATCTGCATTCCGAAAAAGCGATGGCTCAACTGGAACTCGGAGCCGAGGCGAGCGGCACGAGGAAGGTTCACGTCGCAATCATGGGTCCCGATTTCGATGCCCTCGATCCCAGGCAGGTCGTTCTTCGCCTGAGAAATCCGGGGTCGGCGATCGAGCCTATCAAGTTCGAACTCACCAAAGCTCCGGAAGGCGGGTGGGAGGTGGAGGGATGCCCGGTGCGGGATCCGAAGGGCTGGCTCGCCGATCTCGAAGTGCTCGTGGATGATTTCCATGCAGTGCATCTCGAAGGTGGACTGTCGGACTGA
- a CDS encoding DUF1775 domain-containing protein gives MLKSMAIAFAAAVCAAGAASAHITLEQSQTPSGKAYKAVLRVGHGCEGKATIKIRVKIPEGLLSAKPMPKSGWSIEKVNAAYEKSYDLYGKPVREGVSEIIWSGGTLADDEYDEFVFRATVAKEIPPGTRIYVPVVQECAEGAVERWIEVPAAGKSPDDYETPAPYFDVVEQPRS, from the coding sequence ATGTTGAAGTCCATGGCAATTGCTTTCGCCGCAGCGGTTTGCGCAGCAGGCGCGGCCAGTGCCCACATCACCCTCGAGCAGAGCCAGACGCCGTCAGGCAAGGCGTACAAGGCGGTTCTTCGCGTCGGCCATGGCTGTGAGGGCAAGGCGACGATCAAAATCCGCGTGAAGATCCCCGAGGGTTTGCTGTCGGCCAAGCCGATGCCGAAATCGGGCTGGTCGATCGAGAAGGTCAACGCCGCCTACGAGAAAAGCTACGATCTTTACGGCAAGCCCGTGAGGGAAGGCGTCAGCGAAATCATATGGTCCGGCGGCACCCTCGCCGACGACGAATATGACGAGTTCGTTTTCCGCGCGACGGTCGCGAAGGAAATTCCGCCCGGCACCCGCATTTACGTTCCTGTCGTGCAGGAGTGCGCCGAAGGCGCCGTCGAGCGCTGGATCGAAGTTCCGGCCGCCGGCAAGTCGCCCGACGATTACGAAACCCCGGCCCCCTACTTCGACGTGGTCGAACAACCGCGTTCGTGA
- a CDS encoding pseudoazurin has translation MRLKFALIAATAALIASAMPSMAADHQVQMLNKGTDGAMVFEPSFLKIAPGDTVTFIPTDKSHNVETFKGLIPDGAPEFKSKPSEQYQAKFDVPGAYVLKCTPHVGMGMVTLIEVGDSPANLDAIKTAKVPNMVRKRLDADLAQITQ, from the coding sequence ATGCGTTTGAAATTCGCTCTGATCGCTGCAACGGCAGCCCTGATCGCTTCGGCCATGCCGTCGATGGCTGCCGATCATCAGGTTCAGATGCTCAACAAGGGTACGGACGGCGCGATGGTTTTCGAGCCCAGCTTTCTGAAGATCGCTCCCGGCGACACCGTAACCTTCATTCCCACCGACAAGAGCCACAACGTCGAGACCTTCAAGGGGCTCATTCCCGACGGCGCTCCCGAGTTCAAATCCAAGCCGAGCGAACAGTATCAGGCAAAGTTCGATGTTCCGGGCGCTTATGTCCTGAAGTGCACGCCGCATGTCGGCATGGGCATGGTTACGCTGATTGAGGTCGGCGACAGCCCGGCCAATCTCGACGCCATCAAGACCGCCAAGGTGCCGAATATGGTGCGCAAGCGGCTGGATGCCGACCTCGCCCAGATCACCCAGTAG
- a CDS encoding PAS domain S-box protein has protein sequence MPHRLVSPRTASYQELDAMVHVLDGADILIHRFDGTVTHWSIGCENMYGWAREEAVGEKVHELLATTFPEPADNIRDQLKSRGFWQGEIIHRHKGGHDIHVASRCVLVNLPDGDFAVIQTNSDVSALRRAQDAVKSREAHLSSILDTVPDAMVVIDRRGIVLSFSKAAEKLFGLSSDQICGRNVSNLMPNPYRDAHDGYIDHYIETGEKRIIGYGRVVTGQRADGSQFPMELHVGETTVNGEQIFTGFVRDLTSRFKIEEDLRQAQKMEAIGQLTGGIAHDFNNLLTVISGNLEMIEDKLPPGTLREILNEAQSAAQDGAILTGQLLAFGRRQPLNPKHADLGQLVSGFSDLLRRTLSEDIKLSTVIEGAGLDVLVDSSQLQNAILNIALNARDAMPKGGSLTTTISRVHLDADYAKMYPEVRSGNFVLIAMTDTGSGMSEEVRKRAIEPFFTTKEVGSGTGLGLSMVYGFVKQSGGHLQLYSEVERGTTVRIYLPAVNGAKHQQAMPDQGSGENRLPGGDETVLVVEDDARVRRVAVARLASMGYTVLEAESGHRALDLLRDNSEIALLFTDIVMPGGMTGDELAREARLFRPEIAVLFTSGYSEPGLAAKGIVPGAQWLRKPYTAKDLALKIRELLDAQ, from the coding sequence ATGCCCCATCGCCTCGTCTCTCCGAGAACTGCATCGTACCAGGAACTGGATGCAATGGTGCATGTGCTCGATGGAGCGGACATTCTGATCCATCGTTTCGACGGAACCGTCACGCACTGGTCCATCGGCTGCGAGAACATGTACGGCTGGGCGAGAGAGGAAGCCGTCGGTGAGAAAGTTCACGAACTTTTGGCGACGACCTTTCCCGAACCGGCCGACAACATCCGCGACCAGCTGAAGTCGCGTGGTTTCTGGCAAGGCGAGATCATTCATCGCCACAAGGGCGGACACGACATTCACGTCGCATCCCGATGCGTGCTGGTCAACCTGCCGGATGGGGACTTTGCCGTCATTCAAACGAACAGCGACGTGAGTGCGTTGAGACGCGCACAGGACGCGGTTAAATCCCGCGAAGCGCATCTGAGTTCGATCCTGGACACCGTGCCCGACGCCATGGTGGTGATCGATCGCAGGGGAATAGTGCTATCGTTCAGCAAGGCTGCCGAAAAGCTGTTTGGACTGTCTTCCGATCAGATTTGCGGCCGCAACGTCAGCAACCTGATGCCGAACCCCTACCGCGACGCTCACGACGGTTATATCGATCATTATATCGAAACCGGCGAGAAACGCATCATCGGCTACGGCCGTGTCGTCACCGGGCAGCGGGCCGACGGGTCGCAATTTCCCATGGAGCTCCATGTCGGCGAGACGACGGTGAACGGTGAGCAGATCTTCACGGGTTTCGTCCGCGATCTCACCAGCCGGTTCAAGATCGAGGAAGACCTTCGTCAGGCCCAGAAGATGGAAGCGATCGGGCAATTGACGGGAGGTATTGCCCACGACTTCAACAACCTCCTCACCGTCATCAGCGGCAATCTCGAAATGATCGAGGACAAGCTGCCGCCCGGCACCCTCCGCGAAATCCTCAACGAGGCCCAATCGGCCGCGCAGGACGGAGCGATCCTCACGGGTCAGTTGCTCGCCTTCGGCCGGCGCCAACCATTGAATCCGAAGCATGCGGACCTCGGTCAGCTCGTCAGCGGCTTCTCCGACCTGCTCCGGCGAACGCTCAGCGAGGATATCAAGCTGTCGACCGTCATCGAAGGGGCCGGCCTGGACGTGCTTGTCGACAGTTCCCAGCTTCAGAATGCCATCCTGAACATCGCCTTGAACGCAAGGGACGCCATGCCGAAAGGCGGCAGTCTCACGACGACGATCTCGCGCGTCCATCTCGATGCCGATTATGCGAAGATGTACCCGGAGGTGCGTAGCGGCAACTTCGTGCTCATCGCCATGACCGATACCGGTTCCGGCATGAGCGAGGAGGTCAGGAAGCGTGCGATAGAACCGTTTTTCACGACGAAGGAAGTGGGCTCGGGCACAGGTCTCGGGCTCAGCATGGTTTATGGCTTCGTGAAGCAATCGGGCGGGCATCTCCAGCTTTACAGTGAGGTCGAACGCGGCACGACGGTTCGGATATATCTGCCCGCCGTCAACGGGGCGAAACATCAGCAAGCCATGCCGGACCAAGGCTCAGGCGAAAACAGGCTGCCGGGAGGGGACGAAACGGTACTGGTCGTCGAAGATGACGCCCGCGTCCGCCGCGTCGCCGTCGCCAGGCTCGCCTCGATGGGGTACACGGTGCTCGAAGCCGAAAGCGGCCACCGCGCCCTCGATCTGCTGCGCGACAACAGCGAGATCGCGCTCCTCTTTACCGACATTGTGATGCCGGGAGGGATGACGGGCGACGAACTGGCGCGGGAAGCGCGCCTCTTTCGGCCCGAGATCGCCGTGCTCTTCACATCGGGATATTCCGAGCCGGGCCTTGCGGCCAAAGGCATTGTTCCCGGCGCGCAATGGCTGCGCAAACCCTACACTGCAAAGGACCTTGCGCTGAAGATCCGCGAGCTTCTCGACGCGCAGTGA
- a CDS encoding helix-turn-helix domain-containing protein: MLMQNNQAFENAKMTGDAIHAGQSLSSLFLTSAAETVPTGKAICWEGDEATHLFQVEEGVVRLHRIIGEGRRVITGFHFAGDLIGASLQNDFLFTAEAVTECRIRRIARKSFHEEVARSNALGPAYISLLCQEAAAAHEQMVLLSKKNAEERLCSFIVKLASRRSPQPRQGLVRVPMNRQDIADHLGLTIETVSRTITKLASRNIVVPEGRHDLRIVNLARLAQLSGDADDFSENSCHRVKLH, from the coding sequence ATGCTGATGCAGAACAACCAGGCGTTCGAAAATGCGAAGATGACGGGCGACGCCATCCACGCCGGTCAATCTCTTTCATCGCTTTTTCTAACATCGGCGGCAGAGACCGTCCCCACCGGGAAGGCTATCTGCTGGGAGGGCGACGAAGCGACCCATCTCTTCCAGGTGGAAGAAGGGGTCGTGCGCCTCCATCGCATTATCGGCGAAGGCCGCCGAGTGATTACCGGGTTTCACTTTGCCGGCGATCTGATCGGCGCGTCGCTGCAAAACGATTTCCTGTTCACGGCGGAGGCTGTTACCGAATGCAGGATCCGCCGCATAGCCCGGAAGAGCTTCCATGAGGAAGTCGCCCGATCGAACGCACTCGGCCCCGCATACATCTCGCTCCTCTGTCAGGAGGCGGCGGCGGCGCATGAACAGATGGTGCTCCTGTCGAAGAAGAACGCCGAGGAGCGGCTATGCAGCTTCATCGTCAAGCTCGCCTCCCGCCGCAGTCCTCAGCCACGGCAGGGCCTGGTGCGTGTTCCGATGAACCGCCAAGACATTGCGGACCATCTCGGTCTGACCATCGAAACCGTATCGCGCACGATTACAAAACTTGCGTCGCGAAACATCGTTGTGCCCGAAGGCAGGCACGACCTCAGGATCGTCAATCTCGCCCGCCTTGCACAGTTGTCCGGTGATGCAGATGATTTTTCGGAGAATTCCTGTCATAGGGTCAAGCTGCACTGA
- the ccoN gene encoding cytochrome-c oxidase, cbb3-type subunit I yields the protein MNYTTETMVVAVAAFLALLGAAFAHDHLFAVHMGILCFCLVVGTVLLVRNVDFAPADQRRKVDVSGYFDEVIRYGLIATVFWGVVGFLVGVIIALQLAFPDLNIAPYLNFGRLRPVHTSAVIFAFGGNALIMTSFYVVQRTCRARLFGGSLAWFVFWGYQLFIVMAATGYVLGITQAREYAEPEWYVDLWLTVVWVAYLAVYLGTILKRKEPHIYVANWFYLGFIVTIALLHVVNNLAVPASFLGSKSYSLFSGVQDALTQWWYGHNAVGFFLTAGFLGMMYYFVPKQANRPVYSYRLSIIHFWALIFMYIWAGPHHLHYTALPDWAQTLGMVFSVMLWMPSWGGMINGLMTLSGAWDKIRTDPIIRMMIVAIAFYGMSTFEGPMMSVKTVNSLSHYTEWTIGHVHSGALGWVGMITFGAIYYLTPKLWGRERLYSLRMVNWHFWLATLGIVIYAAVLWVAGIQQGLMWREYNAQGFLVYSFAETVAAMIPYYVLRAVGGALYLAGGLVMAWNVFMTIRGRQRDEAQIPTTFVPQAQPAE from the coding sequence ATGAATTACACGACGGAAACGATGGTGGTCGCGGTCGCGGCGTTTCTAGCGCTGCTGGGAGCCGCATTCGCGCACGATCATCTCTTTGCGGTCCATATGGGCATACTCTGCTTCTGCCTCGTGGTGGGAACGGTGCTGCTGGTCAGGAACGTCGACTTCGCACCGGCGGACCAGCGGCGAAAGGTCGATGTGTCAGGCTATTTCGACGAGGTGATCCGCTACGGCCTGATCGCTACGGTGTTCTGGGGCGTGGTCGGCTTCCTCGTCGGGGTGATCATCGCGCTGCAACTGGCCTTTCCCGACCTCAACATCGCGCCCTATCTGAATTTCGGAAGGCTGCGGCCCGTTCACACCTCGGCGGTCATCTTCGCCTTCGGCGGCAACGCCCTGATCATGACGTCGTTCTATGTGGTGCAGCGCACCTGTCGAGCCCGTCTCTTCGGCGGCAGCCTCGCCTGGTTCGTGTTCTGGGGCTATCAGCTCTTCATCGTGATGGCTGCGACCGGATATGTTCTCGGCATCACCCAGGCCCGCGAATATGCCGAACCCGAATGGTATGTCGACCTCTGGCTGACCGTCGTCTGGGTCGCTTATCTCGCTGTCTACCTCGGCACGATCCTGAAGCGCAAAGAGCCGCATATCTATGTGGCGAACTGGTTCTATCTCGGCTTCATCGTCACCATCGCGCTGCTGCACGTGGTCAACAATCTGGCGGTTCCCGCCTCGTTCCTCGGCTCCAAGAGCTACTCGCTCTTCTCGGGCGTCCAGGATGCGCTGACCCAATGGTGGTACGGCCACAACGCCGTCGGCTTCTTCCTCACCGCCGGCTTTCTCGGCATGATGTATTACTTCGTGCCGAAGCAGGCCAATCGACCCGTCTATTCCTACCGGCTGTCGATCATCCACTTCTGGGCACTGATCTTCATGTATATCTGGGCCGGCCCGCATCACCTGCATTACACGGCGCTGCCCGACTGGGCCCAGACGCTCGGCATGGTCTTCTCTGTCATGCTGTGGATGCCCTCCTGGGGCGGCATGATCAACGGCCTCATGACGCTCTCGGGCGCATGGGACAAGATCCGCACCGATCCGATCATCCGCATGATGATCGTCGCCATCGCCTTCTACGGAATGTCGACCTTCGAAGGCCCGATGATGTCGGTGAAGACGGTCAATTCGCTCAGCCACTATACCGAGTGGACGATCGGCCATGTGCATTCAGGCGCTCTCGGCTGGGTGGGAATGATCACCTTCGGGGCGATCTATTACCTGACGCCGAAACTATGGGGACGCGAACGCCTCTACAGCCTGCGCATGGTCAACTGGCATTTCTGGCTCGCAACGCTCGGCATCGTGATCTACGCCGCCGTGCTTTGGGTCGCCGGCATCCAGCAAGGGCTGATGTGGCGCGAGTACAACGCCCAGGGCTTCCTCGTCTACTCCTTCGCGGAAACAGTCGCGGCGATGATCCCCTACTACGTGCTGCGCGCGGTCGGCGGAGCGCTCTACCTGGCGGGCGGTCTCGTCATGGCCTGGAACGTGTTCATGACTATCCGTGGCCGCCAGCGCGACGAAGCTCAGATCCCGACCACTTTCGTGCCCCAAGCACAGCCTGCCGAATGA
- the ccoO gene encoding cytochrome-c oxidase, cbb3-type subunit II — translation MASILDKHQILEKNATLLLVGSLLVVSIGGIVEIAPLFYLQNTIEKVEGMRPYTPLELAGRNIYIREGCYLCHSQMIRPFRDEVERYGHYSLAAESMYDHPFQWGSKRTGPDLARVGGRYSNEWHVQHLANPRAVVPESIMPSYAFLKEQEVTVKDIGMDLKANEDVGVPYNDDMLANAEADMKAQADPNADTTALLARYPKAKVGDFDGDPAKLTEMDALVSYLQMLGTLVDFSTYDDATGYR, via the coding sequence ATGGCATCGATACTTGATAAACACCAGATCCTCGAGAAGAACGCGACGCTTCTTCTCGTCGGCTCACTGCTGGTCGTGAGCATCGGCGGCATCGTCGAAATCGCCCCGCTCTTCTACCTGCAGAACACGATCGAGAAGGTCGAAGGCATGCGGCCCTACACGCCGCTCGAGCTCGCCGGACGAAACATCTACATCCGCGAAGGCTGCTATCTCTGCCACAGCCAGATGATCAGACCTTTCCGCGACGAGGTGGAGCGTTACGGCCATTATTCGCTCGCAGCCGAGTCCATGTACGACCACCCCTTCCAGTGGGGGTCCAAGCGGACTGGCCCGGATCTCGCCCGCGTCGGCGGACGCTATTCGAACGAATGGCATGTCCAGCATCTCGCAAACCCCAGGGCTGTCGTGCCGGAATCGATCATGCCGAGCTACGCCTTCCTCAAGGAGCAGGAGGTCACGGTTAAGGATATCGGCATGGACCTCAAGGCCAATGAGGATGTGGGCGTGCCCTACAACGACGACATGCTGGCGAATGCGGAAGCCGACATGAAGGCCCAGGCCGATCCGAATGCGGATACGACGGCGCTGCTTGCGCGCTACCCGAAAGCGAAGGTCGGCGACTTCGACGGCGATCCGGCCAAGCTGACCGAAATGGACGCCCTGGTGTCCTACCTGCAGATGCTCGGCACGCTGGTCGATTTCTCGACCTATGACGACGCGACCGGCTACCGCTGA
- a CDS encoding cbb3-type cytochrome c oxidase subunit 3: METYTAMRHFADSWGLLAMTAFFVGAVVFTLRPGSKQTAKEAADIPLKDD; encoded by the coding sequence ATGGAAACCTACACTGCAATGAGACACTTCGCCGACAGCTGGGGCCTTCTGGCAATGACGGCATTCTTCGTCGGCGCGGTCGTGTTCACGCTTCGCCCGGGCAGCAAGCAGACCGCGAAAGAGGCTGCCGATATTCCCTTGAAGGATGACTGA